DNA sequence from the Pungitius pungitius chromosome 3, fPunPun2.1, whole genome shotgun sequence genome:
tacttgtttgttttcatttaaaactgATGTCAatttataaataatttaaagctCAAACTTTAGCCCAAATTATTTCTTATATTGTTTCACCACTTCATTTTTTCGGTGGATTAATACGTGCCGTATttgtaaagctgaaatgaacagaCTAGCACATGGTTGTTAATTTGTACTAACCATCCCTCTGGAATACAAAACCGAAGCAGTCCACATGTTCAGTATTCAAAGCCCCAGGGTCGCCTCTTACGTACAACCAATGACACCTGCGCGTGGCCCACGTCTCGTTTCCCTCCGGCTCCCCCAGTCGGTGGTGTACACTGTTtactgatgcattgtgggatgaAATAAGATGCCGGCAGACCGCAGCTGGAGAAAAATGCTTGCGACACACGGGGAGGCTGCGGCTCAGCCAATGGCGGCTTGCGGCGTGCAGCAAAGGGGCGGGGAGCCGCCGGAGCGCAGCAGAGAAGAGACACAACCTACCCACATGCTTATTGTGTTAATCTTTAAAAAGCAATTAGCCGCAGCATCATCCAAtcctccgcctccctcctctggctgtttgaaatacatcgtTTTTGGGAAATAAACTGGTTTCATTCAGCTCAAGATAAGGTGAGTTGCAGATTCCCTTTTGTGCGAAAGATTGACTTGCATGTCATGACATTTTTCTGATTCGAGTTTCTCCGGTGATGTTGagctcatttatgtattttctacTGTTCCGTCTTACTGTATTTCGCCTGTGCTGGCATGGATACGAGCAGGTGTGTTTTTGCACATAGGTAATTAGATACATCTGGATACTTCTGGTCTCCTGATGCACGAGCCGCTTTTATCGGAAAGTGATTTAGCCAAGTAATAGAACTCCACCTGTATCAAGTTTCGCAGCCTATCGATGCAACACTCAAGTCCTCGTTTGGATGTAGCCCCCGAGCCCAAGTTCTGCTGATGAATCAGTGCACCCGTCAAACCGCCATTCTTCTGCGTatgattgttgttttaaaaaaaaaaaatcatttttattgtgaTGATCGCCGCCGGCCTAAACGATCCCCATCATCGGCCCCCTATTCGTGCGGTGTTTTTATTCCCAGTGCAGTGAACGGGCtccccctctttcccctcccCCGGGCAggcatcctcctccttccaccatGACTGACAGGAAAGCTGTGATCAAGAACGCCGACATGTCCGAAGACATGCAGCAGGACGCGGTGGACTGTGCCACGCAGGCCATGGAGAAGTACAACATAGAGAAGGACATAGCTGCCTACATCAAGAAGGTGAGACAGGACGGCCGCTTACATCACATGATCCGCGCATCCATCCAGAGGCTGCTTTTATTCCCGGGTCTATTTTTGTGCCGATGTGGAGAACGAGGCGCTTGTGATCACGGCCGTAGCCAGGGTTGTTTTGATACCAGGAGTTTACAaggcccccccaacccccccccacctcacacaCTTCACTcaagtatttgttttattggtgaCAGATTCTACAATTCGAGTCTCCTATTCTAGGAcacgcaataaaaaaaatacaaactagATGATACACCTCAAGGGTATTCTGGATTTTCCACAGTCTACATTCAAGTTTATGCCTGCCGTTATAATGCTCCTTGAATGGAACTATTTTGTATTACTTGATCTGCTTTCCTCTGGGATCAATGGTGCTTTTATTGATGTGTTGGCCCAGTAATTCTCTCCTAAATTCCAAGAAAGTAAGTTAAATCTAGCAGTTTTGAAGACTTGCTCTCTGGCGGTGGGGAGTTGGGAGGGACTCGTTTTATCGCatgtaatgaataaatgacaatAACCATAACCCCAGATTCTACAATTGTCATGTTGTCTCAACCAGAACTTTTAGATTGGTTTTCACactcattgttttcttttctttccccccccccccccccccccccccccccaggagttTGACAAGAAGTATAACCCCACCTGGCACTGCATCGTCGGGAGGAACTTCGGCAGCTACGTCACACACGAGACAAAGCATTTCATTTACTTCTACTTGGGCCAAGTGGCCATCTTGCTCTTCAAGTCCGGCTGAGGAGTCTGTGATGGGTGTTGAGGAGTTTCGTCTCCCTGAACCGAAATGGGAAAATGCACTGGTGGCTGATGTCTCCCATTCACTAATAACgacataccataatgatgcaaAACCGGTCGTGCGCAATTGCATGGACTACACACTATTTAATATGTATGTTACAGTAAGTTTACTTTTCAATAGTTGCCGTTGGAATGCAACTGGAGTAGTTTTTGTTAATGCTGTTGAATTCTAGTTTGTAAATGATTTCATCGTGGCCCTCGATTGTATGATAAAGGAAAGCTGTAGAATGTAGTGGTGCATCTGCTTTCCTTCACAAGTGGCATCGCCAGACCCTCTAATGAGACTCCATCTGTCGGTTTAGATGCTCAAATTGTAAACCACGCGCCGTGCACCAGTTCAACGATCCCATTCGCAAGGCTGTAACGTGTGATCGCGAAAAGAAGTAGAACCATGGGGTGAAATAGTCTTCACGTGGCGAGTTCACAGCCTTCCTTTGTTTCCCACGTAAACAAACAGCATGGGTTCAGTTTATTAAAgctattttgattatttaaaggAATTTAGTTGTCTGTACATGCAAATGcgaaacctttttgttttccatttggatttaaaataaagatatcCAACCGTTTTTTGACAAAGATGTCACAACCGGAAAAAACCTTGACATTTTGCACCCAAGCCAGTGCACACAGTTCTGTGGATGTTAAGATTTCACTGTGAGGGACAACAGAGCGAAcgaagctcacacacacacacacacactgcagaccaTGAGCCAGTAACAACACTGCAGACCGGTCCGAAAACCCCTCCCACTCGCCTACCTATATTTCACTCTTGTAATCCTGTGATTCTGCATGCAGTCGGAGGATAGAAACCACAATTTATTTTACTGTCATCAAACCCGAACATAAGCTCACCATGCAGTTAAACCCTTTATTTGACTTTTGAGTATATAGACTTCGGCCTGAGCTTTAGGA
Encoded proteins:
- the dynll2a gene encoding dynein, light chain, LC8-type 2a; its protein translation is MTDRKAVIKNADMSEDMQQDAVDCATQAMEKYNIEKDIAAYIKKEFDKKYNPTWHCIVGRNFGSYVTHETKHFIYFYLGQVAILLFKSG